In one window of Posidoniimonas corsicana DNA:
- a CDS encoding IS5 family transposase → MEIPDYTSLQKRAAKMEIALNATPKHGPIDVVVDSTGLKVFGEGEWKARKHGVSKRRTWRKLHLAIAPETGEIVAEESTDNDKHDADLVEPLIDQVEPPIEKFYGDGAYDQRKVYDALECEAAQPIIPPRKNAKIWRHANSNDYRLPRDEALRQIRRTSRKAWKIDVGYHVRSLVETTMHRVKTTFGDKLRSRKPPNQKTEARLRCAILNRFTQLGMPQFVWS, encoded by the coding sequence GTGGAGATCCCCGATTACACGTCGCTGCAGAAGCGGGCGGCCAAGATGGAGATCGCCTTGAACGCCACGCCGAAACACGGTCCGATTGACGTGGTGGTCGACAGCACGGGCCTGAAGGTCTTTGGCGAGGGCGAGTGGAAGGCCCGCAAGCACGGCGTGAGCAAGCGTCGCACGTGGCGGAAGCTGCACCTCGCGATCGCCCCGGAGACGGGCGAGATCGTGGCCGAGGAGTCGACCGACAACGACAAGCACGACGCCGATCTGGTGGAGCCCTTGATCGATCAGGTCGAGCCGCCGATCGAGAAGTTCTACGGCGACGGCGCCTACGACCAGCGGAAAGTGTATGACGCCTTGGAATGCGAGGCGGCTCAGCCGATCATCCCGCCCCGCAAGAACGCCAAGATCTGGCGGCACGCGAACTCGAACGACTACCGTCTGCCACGCGACGAGGCGCTCCGCCAGATCCGACGCACAAGCCGCAAGGCTTGGAAGATCGACGTCGGCTACCACGTGCGGAGCCTGGTCGAGACCACCATGCACCGCGTCAAGACAACCTTCGGCGACAAGCTCCGGAGCCGAAAACCGCCCAACCAGAAAACCGAAGCCCGGCTACGCTGTGCGATACTCAACCGCTTCACCCAACTCGGCATGCCTCAGTTCGTGTGGAGTTAG
- a CDS encoding transposase, with amino-acid sequence MAESGASCRTAGKQYKLTNWSAYNEALVQRGDVTLWLEEDVILGWEHENAEKKVGRPFTYSDEAVRCLLSLREVFSLTYPADGGLRLLAGAADGRQGGDPRLHVAAEAGGQDGDRLERHAETRSD; translated from the coding sequence ATGGCGGAATCAGGAGCCTCCTGCCGTACGGCGGGGAAGCAGTACAAGTTAACGAACTGGAGCGCGTACAACGAGGCGTTGGTGCAGCGTGGCGACGTGACTCTGTGGCTTGAAGAGGACGTGATCCTCGGGTGGGAGCACGAGAACGCCGAGAAGAAGGTCGGTCGTCCCTTCACCTACAGCGACGAGGCGGTGCGTTGCCTGCTGTCGCTGCGTGAGGTGTTCAGCCTAACCTACCCGGCAGACGGAGGGCTTCGTTTGCTCGCTGGTGCGGCTGATGGACGCCAGGGTGGAGATCCCCGATTACACGTCGCTGCAGAAGCGGGCGGCCAAGATGGAGATCGCCTTGAACGCCACGCCGAAACACGGTCCGATTGA